The proteins below come from a single Triticum aestivum cultivar Chinese Spring chromosome 5D, IWGSC CS RefSeq v2.1, whole genome shotgun sequence genomic window:
- the LOC123121085 gene encoding uncharacterized protein — MESLEQSSGVCIFFFCQTDIHMLKHYGVNFVVADATAIEHNFFAKNNLSVDIMPQYIMMELAISVQVLLSLMLAFSLSQVFFFLDLVQQQQFKALLAGLQFFMLLLLLLHEDPLQFCIRCGRRSFHLQKSTCSSCGYPAARIRKLNGDVCGHENGDVVDGEVRIHV, encoded by the exons ATGGAGTCGCTGGAGCAGAGCAGTGGAGTCTGCATTTTCTTCTTCTGTCAGACAGACATCCACATGCT CAAGCACTACGGCGTCAACTTCGTGGTGGCCGACGCGACGGCCATCGAGCACAACTTCTTCGCCAAGAACAACCTCAGTGTGGACATCATGCCGCAGTACATCATGATGGAGCTCG CTATTTCTGTTCAAGTCTTGTTGTCATTGATGTTAGCATTTAGTTTGTCTCAA gtcttcttcttcctcgatctGGTGCAGCAGCAACAATTCAAG GCTCTATTGGccggtcttcaattcttcatgctgctgctactactgctacaTGAGGACCCTCTTCAATTCTGCATCCGTTGCGGCCGCCGCAGCTTCCACCTCCAGAAGAGCACCTGCTCCTCGTGCGGTTACCCGGCCGCCCGCATCCGCAAGT TGAATGGTGATGTCTGTGGTCACGAGAATGGTGATGTAGTAGATG GTGAAGTGCGAATCCATGTCTGA